CGGTGCCGGTGACGGCGGCGTGGTGCGGGAGCTGACCCGCTACGACCGGGTGGAGCGCATCGACCTTGTGGAGATGGACCCGCAGGTGGTGGAAGCCTGCCGCGCCTTCCTGCCCAGCAACGCCTGCCGCATGGATGACCGCCGGGTGCACATCTATTTTGAGAACGCCCTCAAGTATATCCGCCGCTGCGAGGAGGAGTACGACCTCATCATTGTGGACTCCTCCGATCCCTTCGGCCCATCCGAGGGTCTGTTCACCCGCGAGTTCTACGGCAGCTGCTTCAATGCCCTGAAAGCGGACGGCATCATGGTGAACCAGCAGGGCAGCCCCTTCTATGCCGAGGATGCCAGCGCCATGCAGCGCAGCCACAAGCGTATTGCGTCCACCTTCCCCATCAGCCGAGTGTATCAGGCACACATTCCCACCTTTGCGGCTGGGTACTGGCTGTTCGGCTTTGCCAGCAAAAAGTATCATCCCATCGATGATCTGGATGCAGACGCATGGAAGGCGCTGAACATGCGCACCCGCTATTACACCGCCCGGCTGCATGTCGGCGCATTTTACCTGCCGGCATTCCTTGAGGAAATGCTGCGGGAAGTGGAGGAACACTGATGCAACCCAACATTGAAAACTTCATCGGCTGTGACAGCAGCTACCGCGCCGCCAGCATCGTGCTGTACGGTGCGCCCTACGATTCCACCACCAGCTACCGCCCGGGCGCACGGTTCGGCCCGGCGGCCATCCGACACGAAAGCTATGGTCTGGAGACCTACAGCCCCTATCAGAATGCCGACCTGACCGATTTTGACATCTTCGACAGCGGCGATCTGGAGCTGTGCTTCGGCTCCAGCGAGAGTGCCCTTGCGGACATCGAAGCCCGCGCAGAGGAGATCCTGCAGGACGGAAAGTTCCCATTGCTGCTGGGCGGTGAACATCTGGTGACGCTGGGTGCCGTGCGGGCTGCTGTGAAGAAATATCCGGATCTGCACATCGTGCACTTTGATGCCCACGCCGACCTGCGGGACGACTACCTTGGTGCAAAGCTGAGCCACGCCTGCGTGCTGCGCCGCTGCCATGAGCTGGTGGGCGACGGCCGCATCCATCAGTTCTGCATCCGCAGCGGCGACCGCGCCGAGTTCGAGTTTGCAGCCCAGCACACTGAGATGCACAAATTCGATTTTACCGGCCTTGCCGAGCTGACGGAACAGCTGTGCGAGAGCAAGGTGCCCGTCTACCTGACCATCGACCTCGACTGTCTGGACCCCTCCTGCTTCCCCGGCACCGGCACGCCCGAAGCCGGCGGCGTGAGCTTTTTGCAGCTTCTGGATGCCATCCGCACCGTGACGAAAGCCAACATCGTAGCCGCAGACCTCAACGAGCTGGCTCCCACGCTGGATACCACCGGCGTTTCCACCGCCACCGCCTGCAAGGTGCTGCGCGAAACACTGATCGCGCTGGACAAGGGCTGGCCCGGCTTTCAGGTCTGACCGAATTTGCACACATTGACATAAAGGAGAAAAATCATGAGCAAAGTTCTGATCATCGGCTGCGGCGGCGTGGCCTCCGTTGCCATCCACAAGTGCTGTCAGGTACCCGAGGTGTTCACCGAGATCTGCATCGCCAGCCGTACCAAGTCCAAGTGCGACAAGCTGGCTGCAGAACTGGCCCCCAAAACCGCTACCAAGATCACCACCGCACAGGTGGATGCCGACAAGGTGGACGAAGTGATCGCCCTCATCAAGGCTTATCAGCCCGACCTCGTGATGAACATTGCCCTGCCCTATCAGGACCTGACCATCATGGATGCCTGTCTTGCCTGCGGCGTAAACTACATGGACACCGCCAACTACGAGCCGGAGAACACCGACGACCCGGAGTGGCGTGCCATCTACGAGAAGCGCTGCAAGGAAGCGGGCTTCTCCGCCTACTTTGATTACAGCTGGCAGTGGGCCTACGCAAAGAAGTTTGAGGAAGCCGGCCTGACCGCCCTGCTGGGCAGCGGCTTCGACCCGGGCGTGACCCAGGCTTACTGCGCCTACGCCAAAAAGCACGAGTTCGACACCATTGACACCATTGATATTCTGGACTGCAACGGCGGCGACCACGGCTATGCCTTTGCCACCAACTTTAACCCCGAGATCAACCTGCGCGAGGTGTCCGCTCCCGGCAGCTACTGGGAGAATGGCCACTGGGTGGAGATCCCGGCTATGAGCATCAAGCGGGAATACAACTTCGATCAGGTGGGCGACAAGGATATGTACCTGCTGCACCACGAGGAGATCGAGTCCCTTGCCAAGAACATCCCGGAGGCAAAGCGCATCCGCTTCTTCATGACCTTTGGCCAGAGCTATCTCGACCACATGCGCTGTCTGGAGGATGTGGGCATGCTGTCCACCACCCCGGTCAACTTCAACGGGCAGGAGATCGTGCCCATCCAGTTCCTCAAGGCTCTGCTGCCGGACCCCGCCAGCCTTGGCCCCCGCACCAAGGGCAAGACCAACATCGGCTGCATCTTCACCGGCAAGAAGGACGGCAAGGAAAAGACCTACTATATTTATAATGTGTGCGACCATCAGGAGTGCTACAAGGAGGTCGGCTCTCAGGCCATCAGCTACACCACCGGCGTACCGGCCATGTGCGGCGCACTGATGCTGCTCACCGGCAAGTGGACCACCAAGGGCGTGCACACTGTGGAAGAGTTTGATCCGGACCCGTATCTGGACGCTCTGGACAAGTACGGCCTGCCCCGTTCCGAGAGCCACAGCCCGGCGCTGGTGGACTGATGCGGCTGGCCGATACCCGCCCGCCCTTTGCGGGCCTTACAAACCTTTCTTGGGAAGCGCTTGCCTCTCTGCCCACCCCCTGCTACCTGCTGGACGAAGGGCAGCTGCGCCGCAACGGCGAACTTCTGCTGGGGGTGCAGCAGCGCACCGGCTGCAAAATTCTGCTGGCGCAGAAGGCTTTTTCCAACTTTAATGTTTACCCGGTGCTGGCCCCTTATCTGGCGGGCACCGAGGCCAGCGGCCTGTACGAGAGCCGCCTTGGCAAAGAAGAGCTGCCGGAAAAAGAGAACCATGTGTTCTGCGCGGCCTACCGGGCAGACGAGTTCGCGGAGCTGCTGCAGTACGCCGACCACATCGTGTTCAATTCGCCCAGCCAGCTGGCAAAGTTCGGCCCGGCAGCAAAGGCGGCGGGCAAGAGCGTGGGCCTGCGGCTGAACCCGGAGTGCTCCACGCAGGAAGGCCATGCAATTTACGACCCCTGCGCCCCGGGCAGCCGCCTTGGCACCACCCGCACCCAGTGGGATGCCGCCGTGCAGGCAGACCCGGCCCTGCCCGAATTACTGGACGGACTGCACTTCCACACCCTGTGCGAGCAGGATGCCGATGCACTGGCCCTGACGCTGGCGGCGGTGGAAGCAAAGTTCGGGGGCTTCTGCCCCGGATGAAGTGGCTCAACTTTGGCGGCGGGCACCATATCACCCGCCCCGGCTACCGCCTTGCCACGCTGGAACAGTGCATTACCGAAACACAGAAAAAGTACGGCGTGCAGGTGTATCTGGAGCCGGGCGAA
Above is a genomic segment from Faecalibacterium taiwanense containing:
- a CDS encoding saccharopine dehydrogenase family protein; its protein translation is MSKVLIIGCGGVASVAIHKCCQVPEVFTEICIASRTKSKCDKLAAELAPKTATKITTAQVDADKVDEVIALIKAYQPDLVMNIALPYQDLTIMDACLACGVNYMDTANYEPENTDDPEWRAIYEKRCKEAGFSAYFDYSWQWAYAKKFEEAGLTALLGSGFDPGVTQAYCAYAKKHEFDTIDTIDILDCNGGDHGYAFATNFNPEINLREVSAPGSYWENGHWVEIPAMSIKREYNFDQVGDKDMYLLHHEEIESLAKNIPEAKRIRFFMTFGQSYLDHMRCLEDVGMLSTTPVNFNGQEIVPIQFLKALLPDPASLGPRTKGKTNIGCIFTGKKDGKEKTYYIYNVCDHQECYKEVGSQAISYTTGVPAMCGALMLLTGKWTTKGVHTVEEFDPDPYLDALDKYGLPRSESHSPALVD
- the speE gene encoding polyamine aminopropyltransferase; amino-acid sequence: MEFWFSEFHTPDVKHSIRVNKQLYSKQSDYQRIDIFETPEFGRVLTLDGNVMLTERDEFIYDEMIVHVPMAVHKQAKDILVIGAGDGGVVRELTRYDRVERIDLVEMDPQVVEACRAFLPSNACRMDDRRVHIYFENALKYIRRCEEEYDLIIVDSSDPFGPSEGLFTREFYGSCFNALKADGIMVNQQGSPFYAEDASAMQRSHKRIASTFPISRVYQAHIPTFAAGYWLFGFASKKYHPIDDLDADAWKALNMRTRYYTARLHVGAFYLPAFLEEMLREVEEH
- the speB gene encoding agmatinase, which produces MQPNIENFIGCDSSYRAASIVLYGAPYDSTTSYRPGARFGPAAIRHESYGLETYSPYQNADLTDFDIFDSGDLELCFGSSESALADIEARAEEILQDGKFPLLLGGEHLVTLGAVRAAVKKYPDLHIVHFDAHADLRDDYLGAKLSHACVLRRCHELVGDGRIHQFCIRSGDRAEFEFAAQHTEMHKFDFTGLAELTEQLCESKVPVYLTIDLDCLDPSCFPGTGTPEAGGVSFLQLLDAIRTVTKANIVAADLNELAPTLDTTGVSTATACKVLRETLIALDKGWPGFQV